In Vigna radiata chloroplast, complete genome, one DNA window encodes the following:
- the psbE gene encoding photosystem II cytochrome b559 alpha subunit gives MSGSTGERSFADIITSIRYWIIHSITIPSLFIAGWLFVSTGLAYDVFGSPRPNEYFTENRQGIPLITGRFDPLEQLDEFSRSF, from the coding sequence ATGTCTGGAAGCACAGGAGAACGTTCTTTTGCTGATATTATTACCAGTATCCGATACTGGATTATTCATAGCATTACTATACCCTCCCTATTCATTGCAGGTTGGTTATTTGTCAGTACAGGTCTAGCTTACGATGTATTTGGAAGTCCCCGCCCAAACGAGTATTTTACAGAGAACCGACAAGGAATTCCATTAATAACTGGCCGTTTTGATCCTTTGGAACAACTTGATGAATTTAGTAGATCTTTTTAG
- the psbJ gene encoding photosystem II protein J: MADTTGRIPLWIIGTVTGITVIGLIGIFFYGSYSGLGSSL, translated from the coding sequence ATGGCCGATACTACTGGAAGAATTCCTCTTTGGATAATAGGTACTGTAACTGGTATTACTGTGATCGGTTTAATTGGTATTTTCTTTTATGGTTCATATTCCGGATTGGGCTCATCTCTCTAG
- the psbL gene encoding photosystem II protein L, producing the protein MTQSNPNEQNVELNRTSLYWGLLLIFVLAVLFSNYFFN; encoded by the coding sequence ATGACACAATCAAACCCAAATGAACAAAATGTGGAATTGAATCGTACCAGTCTCTACTGGGGGTTATTACTTATTTTTGTACTTGCTGTTTTATTTTCAAATTATTTCTTCAATTAA
- the psbF gene encoding photosystem II cytochrome b559 beta subunit, whose protein sequence is MTIDRTYPIFTVRWLAVHGLAIPTVSFLGSISAMQFIQR, encoded by the coding sequence ATGACTATAGATAGGACCTATCCAATTTTTACAGTACGATGGCTAGCTGTTCACGGACTAGCGATACCCACTGTTTCTTTTTTGGGATCAATATCAGCAATGCAGTTCATCCAACGATAA